The stretch of DNA GACAGCCGGGCGTGGCGGGCCGCGGCCCGGTGCATCGGCTCCCACAACGGCGGCCCGGCCTGCGCGAATCCCCCACCGATCACCGCGAGATCGACATCGAGCAGGGCCGCGGCGGACGCGATCGCCTGCCCCAGTGCGGTCCCCGCGCGGTCGAGGGACGCCACCGCGATCGCGTCGCCGTCCGCGGCGGCCCGCGCCAATTCGACGCCGGTCGACCCGCGCCATCCCCGGGACCGGGCCCAGCGCACCGACGAGGGTCCGCTGGCGACCGTCTCCAGGCATCCGACTCCGCCGCACGTGCAGGGCTCGGTTCCGCCGGGGACCACCAGGTGCCCGATGTGGCCCGCGTTGCCGGTCCGGCCGGTGGCGATGCGGCCGCCGAGGACCACCCCGCCGCCGATGCCGGTGGACACGACGAGACTCAGCAGGTCGGGGGCACCGCGACCGGCGCCGTGGTGATATTCGCCGAGCGCGGCCGCGGCGCCGTCCATGGCGAGTCGGGTCCGCACGCCGGGAAAGACTTCCTGCACGAGGCCGACCAGGCCGAACCCGCCCGCCCACTCCTCGATGTTGATGGGCGACACGGTGCCGGCGACCGTGTCGACCGGTCCCGCGCACGCGATGCCGACCGACGTGACCTTCGCGTTTCCCGCGACCTCGCGCAGCAGGGCGGCGCACGCGGCGGCGACCGCGGTCGCCGGCGTCGGCGTGGTCGCCGGGTGCGGCACCGTGCCGTCCGCGTCGACGGTCCCGGCGGCGATCTTGGTGCCGCCGATGTCGAGTGCCAGCGCGACCACGGTCAGCGCTTCCGCATCACGAGAACGAGGTTGCTCACCAGGAACTCGCGCAGTCCGGGCACGCGCACCATCCACCACGCCCAGCGCGGGTGGTAGCGGGGGAAGGCGGCCAGCAAGTCTGCGTCCCGGGTGCGACGGCCCCACCGAAGCCCGTCGGCCGCACCCACTTTGAACAGGGAGACGCCGTAGCGGTTCTTGGGTTCGCGGCCGTTCCTGCGCAGGTAACGCCGGGCGGCGTACTCGCCGCCCAGTGCATGCCACGGCCCGGTCTCGTGGCCGCCGAACGGGCCCCACCACAACGTGTACGACAGCACCATCAGGCCACCGGGTTTCGTCACGCGGACCATCTCCTCCGCCATTGCCCACGGTTCGCTGACGTGCTCCGCGACGTTGGAGGAGAAGCAGATGTCCACCGACGACGTCCGGAACGGCAGTGCCAGCCCCGACCCGCGGACGGCGCCGCCCACCGCGAGCCCCGCGGCGTGCATCTCGGACGGGTCCGGTTCCACGGGGACGTACCGGGCGCCTGCCTGCTGGAACACGTCCGCGAAGTAGCCGGGGCCGCCACCGACGTCGAGGACCGTCGTACCGGTGAGATCCGCGCCGGTCAGACCGCCCCACAGGTCGCCGATCAGTTCGACGGAGTCGCGGGCGAGGGCGCCGTAGAACAGGTCGGGCGCGGTCTGTTCGTGCCGGAAGTCGCTGAGCAGGCCGAACGACCTCTTCAGGGTTGCCCGTCGACCGAATCGCCGGGTCACGGGAGGCGTCGTCACGAGATTGAACCTTAGCGAGTGCAGTCCCCGGGACGGCAATCCGTTCGCGGTGGCTGCAACATCCGGCGGAAAGCGACCGATAGGGTGTTCGGGGACTCCCGCGCGGAACGTCCCGCCCCGAGACCACGAGTACCGCACCGACCACAGGAGTATATGAACGTGCGAGAGGTTCTGCTGCTCTGCTGGCGCGACACCGGTCACCCGCAGGGTGGCGGCAGTGAGCGGTACCTCGAGGAGGTCGGCGCCCAGCTCGCGGCGCGGGGAATCAAGGTCACCCTCCGCACTGCCGGTTACCGCGGCGCCGCCAAGAAGGAGACCGTCGACGGCATCGAGATCAGCCGGGCAGGCGGACGGTACAGCGTCTATCCCCGCGCCCTCGCCGCGATCGCCGCCGGCCGGCTCGGGTTCGGGCCGCTCCGCGGCATCCGGCCGGACGCTGTCATCGACACCCAGAACGGCATCCCGTTCTTCTCCCGCGTCGTCGCCGGCGCACCCGTGACGCTGCTCGTCCATCACTGCCACCGCGAGCAGTGGCCGGTGGCGGGCCGGTTGATGGGCAAGATCGGCTGGTGGGTGGAATCCCGGTTGTCGCCGCGCACCCACCGGGACGACCAGTACCTCACCGTGTCGCTGCCGTCCGCCGACGAACTCGTCGAGCTGGGCGTGGAACGCGAGCGGATCGCGGTGGTGCGCAACGGCGCCGACGACATCCCCTTCGGCGTGGACATCGGCGGCGCCGGCACGAGGACCGCGCACCCCAGCGTGTGCGTGCTGTCCCGGCTCGTGCCGCACAAGCAGATCGAGGACGCGCTCGAGGCGGTCGCCGCCCTGCGCCCGACCATTCCCGACGTGCACCTCGACGTCATCGGTGGCGGGTGGTGGGAGCAGAACCTCCGCGACCGCGCACACGAGCTGGGCATCGGAGACGCCGTCACGTTCCACGGGCACGTCGACGAGACCCGCAAACACCAAGTGCTGTCGCAGTCCTGGGTGCACGTGATGCCGTCCCGCAAGGAGGGCTGGGGTCTCGCGGTCATCGAGGCCGCGCAGCACGGCGTCCCGACCGTCGGCTACCGCAGCTCCAAGGGGCTGACGGATTCGATCGTCGACGGAGTGACCGGGGTCCTGGTCGGCAGCGCGGAGGCGGCGACGGCCGACGTCGCCGACCTGACCGCGGCGGTCAAAACGCTCCTGCTCGAGCCCGACACCCGCACGGTGCTCGGTGAGAAGGCGCGTGTCCGGGCCGGTGAATTCTCCTGGACGCACACCGGGAACGGCGTGCACGAGGTGCTGGCGGGCACGGCCGCGGGCCTGCGCACGTCAGGGCTGGTGTCGCCGGCGCTGGCGCGTCCGGGCCTCGAGCACGCCCGCGCCGAGTAGCCCGCCGGCCAGCAGCATCGCCCACAGCACGTGGGCCGCGACCACCGTCGCGCGCGCCCGTGCGGACGCCTCGTGCGGCGCGACGTCGCCGTCGACGCGGTACAGCTCCAGATGCTCGTCCGAGAACCGTCGCTCGAGGCCGGCCAGGGTGGCCGCGGATTCGCCGCGCGGTCCGGGCGTGTCGCGCTCGACGAGAACCCATCGGACGCCCAGGGGCGCGAGTTCGGCGGGGGAACCGCCGGTGAGCAGCACCCGTTCGACCTGCTGCGCCCGGGACCCTTCGCCCCCGACGCTGCCGCCTGCCACCACCAGCTCGCCGGTCTGCAGGACGTCCGCCGGCAGCATTCTCGGGGCGGGGTCCAGGACAGGCGCGGAACTGCTGTAGGGGAACTTGCGGAACATGCCGGTGGGCAGGACCGCGACATCCCCGCCGCCCGGGTCGCTGTCCAGTGCGGCGGCCACCCGCTGCCACGACGGCGGATAGTGGACCGGGCGCAGCGCGCCCCCGACGCCCCACGCGAGGTCGGGGAGGGCGAGCAGCACCACCAGGACGGCCGAGACCGACCAGGTCGCCGGCCGTCGCAGCACGGCGGCCGCGGCGGCGAGCGCATACAGCGGGGCCGCGAGCGCCACCCACTTCTGCGCGTCCCGGAGCAGCCCCGCACCCGGGACGGTTTGCACCAGCCAGCGGCCGGCGTCGAGTCCCCACGCCGTCGCCCCGAGCGTCGGCAGCAGCACCGCGACCAGCGCGAGCACGGTCAGCGCCGCGACTACTGGATGCCGGCGCCGCCGCCACAGCGCGGGCAGACCGAGGACGACGACCCCCAGCAGCAGGGCAGTGCCGACGAGCGCGAACAACGACGTCCGGGTCTGCGGGACGGCGGTCTCGTTCCACACGCCGCCGAGCCCGGCGAGACTGCCCAGGGTCGCCAGACCCGGCTCGGCGCGGGCAGCGAACGCCGCGACCCCGGCAGGATCGGAGCCGTCCCCACCGCCGCCGGACAGGGCCGTGGCCACCAGCCACGGCGCGCTCGCGGCGAAGATCAGGCCCAGCGCACCCGTCAGACGGAGCCACCGGGAGGAGCGTCCCCCCGGGCAGGCGAGGACGGACAGCGCCGTCACCGCCGCCAGCAACACCCCGGTCGGGGTCAGGCCGGCCGCGGCGAGGCAGGCCGCGAGGGCGAACCATCCCCGGAGCCGGCCCCGCCGGATCGCGACGGCGGCGCACACCGTCCACGGCAGCGCCGCGTACCCCGTCAGCAGACTCCAGTGACCCTGCAGCAGTCGCTCGGCGACGTACGGGTTCCACACCGTCACCGTCGCCGCCACGAGCTGCGGTCCGAGCCCGGCCGTCGGCAGGACGGTCCGGACCATGTGGGCCGCGCCCCAGCCCGCCGCCCACAGCGCGAGCAGCAGGATCGCCTTCACCACCAGCCCGCCGTCGACGAACACGCTCAGCGCGGCCAGCAGGGCGTCCTGCGGGACCGCCCGCGCGGCGGCATCGGTGAGACCGAGCGCGGAGTCCGTGAGATACGAGCGGGGAGTGCTCACCGCGTCACGCAACAGCAGGTAACCGGGACCGAGCAGCGGACCGAGGACGACCGACGCCAGGACGAGGCTGTAGACCGCCGCCGCGAACGGTGCTCGGCGCCGGACGGTCATGGGCCGTCACGATACGTGGTGCATCGACCCGGCTCGCACGGCACGTAGTGCATCATGGGCGAATGCCACGCCAGACCCTCACCAGCTCGGCGGTCGCCGGGGTGACGATGGTGACGGCGGGCTCGATGACCGCGAATATCGCGTCCTACCTGCTTGCCTGGGCCGCGAGCCGCTGGCTCGGCCCCGCGGGCTACGGGGAGTTCGCGAGCCTGCTGGCCGCCCAACTCGTCCTCGCCGTCCCCGCGCTCGCACTGCAGACCGTCGTCGCCCGCGAGGTGGTCCGGGGCAAGGGGGCCCACGCCGTGCGGCTGCTGGGGTACCGCTGCGCGCTGATCGTCGCCGTCGCGGCGATGCTGATCGCACCCCTCGCGTCGTGGGCCCTCGACACCGGGATGCTCGCCACGTGCTCGGCGCTCGTCACGGCGCCCGTCCTCGTCCTGCTCGCCACCGAGCAGGGACTGCTGCAGGGCGCGGCCCGGTTCGGCCCGCTCAGCGTCGTCCTCGCCGGAGCCGGAATCGCGAAGGTCGTTCCCGCGGTCGCGGTGCTCGCCGTCGGCGCCGGGCCGGGACTGGCCCTCGCCGCCAGCGCGGTCGGCACCGGCCTGGTGGCCCTGTGCGCGCGACTGTTCGCCGATTCCGGGAGCGCCGGGGAACCGGGCACCCGGATCGGCGTCGCGGCCGTGCTGAGGGCGTCGCAGGTGCAGTTGGCGCTGATCGCGCTGTCGTCGATGGACCTCGTGATCGCCCGCATCGTGCTCAGCAACGACGACGCCGGCCTGTACGCGCTCGGTGCCGTCGCCACGAAGGCCGCGTTCTGGCTCCCGCAGGCGGTCGGGGTGGTGCTGTACCCGCGGATGGCGAATCCGGCGCACTCCGCGCAGGCGATCCGTTCGGCGCTCGCCGTCCTCGTCGGACTCGGCGCGGTGCTCGTCGCGGGAGTGGCGGTCGCCGCGCCCCTCGTCCCGCTCCTCGTCGGCGACGCGTACCGGCCCGTGCAGTCGCTGCTGTGGCTGTTCGCGCTCCACGGCGCCTGCCTGGCAGTCCTGCAGGGCGCCCTGCTGTCCGCCATCGCGGGGGAGCGGACGCACCTCGCCGTCATCGCCTGGCTCGGCCTCGCCGTCGAGATGACCGCCATGCTGACCTTCGCGTCCACGATCGGGCAGTTCATCGCCGTCGCCGTGACGGTCGCGTCGAGCACCGCCCTGATCGCGGGGGTCCTCGCCGTGCGCGGCGCGCGGCGTGACGCGCCCCCGATGTGACATTCGTTCATTCCGACGAGCCGCCTGTGACATCGGGCGAGTTCGCGGAACGACGAAGGGGACCTCGGTGAAATACCGAGGTCCCCTTTCGCACCGGACTACGTGGCGTCCGGCTGTCGTGTTCTACCGCTCGTCGTACCGGCGCGGATCCTGGACGGGAATCTCTTCCGTCTTGTCCGTGGTCCAGTCGTGCTGCTCCGTGGGAGCCTCCGACTTGCCCAGGTCGACGTGCCGCCCCCCACCGCTCTGCGGGTAGTCACCACCGTCGGCCGGCGCGGGCTGGTTGCCCTTGCCGCCGCGCAGACCCAGGAACAGTCCGGCGATCAGGGCGATGAGACCGAGGATGCCGGCGATGATCGGCACCGTGCGACCGAACGTGCTGATCTTGTCCATGCCGTCCTTGGCCTGCTGGACCTGGTACTCGATGGTCTGCTCGTTGAACGGCAGTTCCACCTTCAGGACGTCGATCTCCGGCTTGTCCTTGTTGCGGGCGTAGTACTGGTGCAGCTGCTCCTGGCCCTTGACGACGACACCGGTCTCGGGCTCCACCCACAGGTCACGCACGTTGGTGTACCAGCGGGTCATCGTGACGGGGAGGGTGCCACCGGGGACGCCCCAGGCTTCGGCGGGCAGCGTCAGCTTGTTGGTGGGCGAGTTGACGACCTTCGACAGGTCGACGGGATCGATCGTCTGGTTGTAGTGGTACACCTTCAGGCCGTTGATCTCCGTCTCCTCGACGAAGTTGATGTCCTGGGTGGCGCGCGCGTTCAGGTCGAAGTAGGGGTAGCTCTGCTTCTCCGAGTTGAACGGGAACTTGTACTGCAGTCCGTCGCGCGGAACTTCCTCGGCCGGCTGGTTGGGCTGCGTCTGGATGGTGCCCACCGGGTCGTTGGTCGGCATCGACGTCTTGCGGTCGACGGTGTTGCGGTCGACGATCGCGGACAGCAGACCGGTGTCGCCCTGCTTGTCGGTGCGCCGCAGCGTCTGCCCCGCCTGGAGAGTGACGACGTCCGCGTTCGCGGGGTCCTCGGTGGTGACGTAACGCTGTGACACCAGTGGAACGTTCGTGTTGACTTCGGCCTTGCCTGCGAGAAGTGCCTGCGAGTTGAGCACGCTGCCGGAACCTTCGGCGATCGTGGTCACTTCGAGGTCCAAGGGCGTCTTCTCCAATTTGCCCACCGTGTAGGTGGGAATGAGAATGGCGACGGCCAAGAGGAAGGCACCGAGGCCCACCAGAATGCAAGCAAGTATCCGGCTCGGCCCTGAGCGCTCCGCCATGCTTTCTCTCCTAACCCAATTCTGTCGATTGAGATTCCCCCACCGGCAGCACGGCTGCACGGATCGCATGGAGCCCACATCGACACCACGTGAGGCAAAACACTAACAGTCTCGAATGCGCATTTGCCCCATCGGATAGTAAACGCACCGGCCGTTCCGCAGCGAAGTGACTCGGGCGGAGTTTTCCGTCACAGGGCCCGGACCAGGCACACTGTTGGTGATGAGCACCCAGGCCACGATCTCGCCCGCGCCCGCGGCGACCGCTACTGCGCGCAGTTTCATTCCCGCACTGGAGGGGATGCGCGGTCTCGCGGCGCTGGGGGTGCTCGTGACGCACGTCGCGTTCCAGACGGGCGCGACGCACGTGCCGGTCCTCGGCCGCATCTGGGGACGATTCGATCTGGCGGTGGCGGTCTTCTTCGCGCTGTCGGGATTCCTGCTGTGGCGCAGTCATGCCGGGGCTGCGCGGGGGATGGGTTCCGCACCCGGCGTGGTCCGGTACTGGATTTCGAGGGCGACGCGCATCCTGCCCGCGTACTGGGTCGCCGTGGCGGTGGTGTTGACGTTCCTGCCCACCGCCAACGCGAGTTACCGCACGTGGTGGGCGAATCTCGGTCTCGTGCAGGTGTTCGTGCCGCTGACTCTCACCGACGGTCTGACCCAGATGTGGAGTCTGTCGGTGGAGGTGGCCTTCTATCTGGTGCTTCCGCTGCTGGCCCTCGCACTGGTCCGGCTGCGGGGTCCGGCTGCGCGGCTGCGTGTTCCGGCGATCCTCGCGTTGATCGGGGTGAGCCTGACGTGGGCATTCGTGCCGGTGTCGACACCGGGCGGTATCCACCACGACAACTGGCTGCCCGGGTACCTGCCCTGGTTCGGAGCCGGGATGTTGCTGGCCGAACTGGCGGTGAGCCCGCCCGGGCGGATGCACCGCTGGGCGCAGCACCGCGTCCGGATGTTCCTCGTCGCCGCAGTGGCATTCGCGCTCACGGCGACCGACCTCGCCGGACCGGAGGGGCTGGTGCGTCCGGAACCGTGGCAGTACGCCGTCAAGATGGCGCTCGGCGCCGTCCTCAGTTTCGCGTTGATGGCACCGCTGGTGTTGTCCGACAGGTCCACCCACCGCTTCCTCGCGAGCCCGCTCGCACTTGCGGTGGGCCGCTGGTCGTACGGCATCTTCATCTGGCACCTCGCGGTGCTGTCCGTCGTCTTTCCGGTGTTCGGACTCGTTCCGTTCTCCGGCCACTTCGTCTACATCCTGTTCCTGACGACGGTGCTGAGCGTCGCGGTCGCGTCGGCCAGTTACGCGTTGGTGGAGGAACCGGCGCGCCGAGCCGTCAAGCGCTGGGAGGCGCGCGTGAGCAAGGCCGAACGTCCGAGCGGCAGCACGGCCAGCCCGGTCGCGACGAGCGCGAGCAGCAGCGGGAACTGAACGAGGAACGAGTGCCCGACGTATCCGCCGGGCGCGCGCCACGGCCCGGTCGAGAGTATCGCCATGCCGAGCATCGTCGACGCTCCGGCGACCCCGACCAGCACGCGCGCGGTGGTGGCGGTACCGCGTAGACGGATCAGGACCACCGCGAGCAGCGTTGCCACGACCGTCGTCGCCGCGCCCACGGGACCACCGATCACGGTGGCGGCAGCGAGGATTCCCAGCCACCCCACCGTCGCGCTGCCCCAGGTCCGGGGTGCCGGGCCGGGATCGCGCTCGCGGGCGCGTCGCGGCCACAGGGCGGCGGCGAGCAGCGGGATCAACAGCAGCAGGCCACCGAAGATCCCCAGCCGGTACCAGTGGTCGGTGGGGAAGTCGAGCGTCACCGTTCCTTCGGTTCCCGCGGGCAGGATCCATCCCTGCTGCCAGCCGTCGACGACGACCGGCGTCAGCTCGCTGCCGTCCGGGGCGGTGGCCACCCAGCCGACGTTGGTGCTTTCGGGGACGACGACGAGGCGCTCGGCGTCCGAGCGGGCAACCGTGAGTTCCCGGTGGTTCTCCGTCCACGCGGTGGTCGACACCTGTTCGGTCGGAACGGCCCGCGCCTGCGGTCCGGCGTCGAGGCGCAGACTGTCGACGAAGAACGCCGGCCCCGGGTCGACGGTCACGTCCTGGGATCCCGCGTCCAACGGCACGGGTCCGGGGCTGTCGCAGAGGGTCGCGGGAACCGGGTCGCCGGAGAGCAATTGCCCGGCGGTTGCGGTGACGCTCGTGCGTACGGGCTGCCCGCCGATCGTCACGACCGGCCCCTCCGCGCAGGGCACGGTGACCGGGCGGTCCCCGGCGTTGTCGACCGGACCGGAACCGGG from Rhodococcus opacus B4 encodes:
- a CDS encoding DUF3068 domain-containing protein, whose amino-acid sequence is MAERSGPSRILACILVGLGAFLLAVAILIPTYTVGKLEKTPLDLEVTTIAEGSGSVLNSQALLAGKAEVNTNVPLVSQRYVTTEDPANADVVTLQAGQTLRRTDKQGDTGLLSAIVDRNTVDRKTSMPTNDPVGTIQTQPNQPAEEVPRDGLQYKFPFNSEKQSYPYFDLNARATQDINFVEETEINGLKVYHYNQTIDPVDLSKVVNSPTNKLTLPAEAWGVPGGTLPVTMTRWYTNVRDLWVEPETGVVVKGQEQLHQYYARNKDKPEIDVLKVELPFNEQTIEYQVQQAKDGMDKISTFGRTVPIIAGILGLIALIAGLFLGLRGGKGNQPAPADGGDYPQSGGGRHVDLGKSEAPTEQHDWTTDKTEEIPVQDPRRYDER
- a CDS encoding ROK family protein; translation: MVALALDIGGTKIAAGTVDADGTVPHPATTPTPATAVAAACAALLREVAGNAKVTSVGIACAGPVDTVAGTVSPINIEEWAGGFGLVGLVQEVFPGVRTRLAMDGAAAALGEYHHGAGRGAPDLLSLVVSTGIGGGVVLGGRIATGRTGNAGHIGHLVVPGGTEPCTCGGVGCLETVASGPSSVRWARSRGWRGSTGVELARAAADGDAIAVASLDRAGTALGQAIASAAALLDVDLAVIGGGFAQAGPPLWEPMHRAAARHARLSFVADLRVVPAELGASGTLVGAAVLAAGEG
- a CDS encoding glycosyltransferase family 4 protein, producing the protein MREVLLLCWRDTGHPQGGGSERYLEEVGAQLAARGIKVTLRTAGYRGAAKKETVDGIEISRAGGRYSVYPRALAAIAAGRLGFGPLRGIRPDAVIDTQNGIPFFSRVVAGAPVTLLVHHCHREQWPVAGRLMGKIGWWVESRLSPRTHRDDQYLTVSLPSADELVELGVERERIAVVRNGADDIPFGVDIGGAGTRTAHPSVCVLSRLVPHKQIEDALEAVAALRPTIPDVHLDVIGGGWWEQNLRDRAHELGIGDAVTFHGHVDETRKHQVLSQSWVHVMPSRKEGWGLAVIEAAQHGVPTVGYRSSKGLTDSIVDGVTGVLVGSAEAATADVADLTAAVKTLLLEPDTRTVLGEKARVRAGEFSWTHTGNGVHEVLAGTAAGLRTSGLVSPALARPGLEHARAE
- a CDS encoding class I SAM-dependent methyltransferase, which codes for MTRRFGRRATLKRSFGLLSDFRHEQTAPDLFYGALARDSVELIGDLWGGLTGADLTGTTVLDVGGGPGYFADVFQQAGARYVPVEPDPSEMHAAGLAVGGAVRGSGLALPFRTSSVDICFSSNVAEHVSEPWAMAEEMVRVTKPGGLMVLSYTLWWGPFGGHETGPWHALGGEYAARRYLRRNGREPKNRYGVSLFKVGAADGLRWGRRTRDADLLAAFPRYHPRWAWWMVRVPGLREFLVSNLVLVMRKR